The sequence below is a genomic window from Terriglobia bacterium.
CTTGCTGGTAGTTGCCAAGCTTCATCCAGCAGGCGCCCAGATAGAAGCGCGCCATGACATCCTGAGGGTTCGATCTCACCGATCTCTCGAAATATTTCGCCGCGGCTGCATAATCGCCCAGAGGGAAATAAACCGCGCCCAGAGCGTCGCTCGGTTGAGAACTGTCGGGCGCGGCATTCTGCGCCCTGCTGAAATCCTCAATCGCTTCCTTCCTGCTTCCCGTCCGAAGGGCGATCCGCCCCACCGCAAGGTAGTAATCATGGTCCAGGTTCAAGGGCCAGGAGCTCCTCCGATTCAACTGCCTGGCGAAGTTGTATTCGTTCAACGCGCCCTTCAGGTCGCCGTGCTCGTATTCGAGCACGACCCCTCGGGCCATGTGCAGCAGCGGGGAATCGGGCGATTGGGCCAGCGAATAGCCGATGAGGGTGTTGTTGTCACGCCAGCGCGGAATAGCGCGGATAGTCTGGAAAGTGCAGAACAACATTGCCAGAACAAAGGCGCAACTGGAGGCCCAATTGAGGATGTTCCACCGCATTTTGCGCGGATTCCAGCCGAGCAGCAAATAAGCCACGGCCAGGCATGGACCGACTGATGGAAAGTAGAGAAAGCGATCTGCCAGCAGAGGGAAGCTGAGCTGGCGGATGTCCAGCACCGGCAGCAGCGTCACTGGCCACCAGGCGATCAGGAAAGCCAGGACGGGTTCGCGCTTGCGGAGCCAGACGGTCCCTCCCAGGCACAGTAAAGTGATCCAGGGCCAGGGTGAATGCAAGCTGGGACCCAGGTAAAACATTCGGAAGACGTTCAGGTGAGAGGGCCAGAACAGGATTTTTGTATTCTGCCCGAGCAGCCCAACGGCAGACTCGGCAACGCGGAGAGGCACGGTCCAGAGATGTCCGCCTTGTGTAAAGTAGCCCAGCGCCAGATAGCGCACCGCCAGATAGACCAGGGTGGCCGCGAAGTAGGGAGCCCAGCGCCGCGCACGGCGAATCCAGCTTTCCGAGTTGCCGAGAAAGAACCAGTAAGCCAGCAGAAGAAGAGGGAAAGTCAGCGCCATCTCCTTGAAGAACAGGGCGACGAAAAAGGAGAGAGCTGCGAACAAATGATAGAGGCGGCGTTTCTCGCCGCCCTGCTCAGCCTGCAGGAAACTCAGGAGGGCAAGAAGGGTAAAGAATGCAAAACCCACGTCAGGAAGCGCGGAAATCCACGCCACGGCTTCCACGTGGACAGGGTGCAGCGCCCAGAGCGCAGCGCCGGCTACCGCACCGGCCTCATCATTAAGAAGCCACCGTCCCAGCCGGTACACCAGCCACACTGAGGCGGCGTACAGCAGTAGATTCAGAAGGTGAAACACCGCTGGGTTCGGCCCGCCAATACGGTAGAGAATCCAATAGCAGGCGAATTGCAGCGGACGATAAAAATTTGTCCTGCCGCCCTGAAAAGACCACACCGAACCCGTAAAGATCTGTTTCCAGAGGCTGGAATTCAGAATGAATGCATTCTGCAAAATTTGTGGATTGTCGTCATAGACAAAGCCATTGGCCAGCGAGCCCGAGAAAACAGCATAGGTGGCAGTCGCCAGCATTGCGCCTGTCAGGAGGCGATGTGCAGCGGTCCGCTCGCCCAATTTCTCCAGCAATGGAAAACTCCTGCCGGCGGCGCATCACAGGGCCGCCGGACGGCGAACGACGCGGCCGGGACCTCAGGCTCCCACGGCGCCAGGTGATTTCGGCTTCGTGCCGTGGAGCAGAAGGGCCCCGAGCTCATGGAACCTCCTCATCTGCTCGGCGTCCCGAAACCATCGGCCGGTATAGTTGTCGGGGACGGGCGTCGGGTCAGGGACCTGCCGAAACCGAACGTCAACGAATCCAGCATCGCGATAGAGGGCCATCCATTGTTCGGCTGAAAGCAGGTGCGTCGGGACATTGAGAATCGCGCCCCACTGGTGCGCGTGCGGATTATCGAGGTAATAATTGATGAGAATCCAGGCGCT
It includes:
- a CDS encoding tetratricopeptide repeat protein, which codes for MLEKLGERTAAHRLLTGAMLATATYAVFSGSLANGFVYDDNPQILQNAFILNSSLWKQIFTGSVWSFQGGRTNFYRPLQFACYWILYRIGGPNPAVFHLLNLLLYAASVWLVYRLGRWLLNDEAGAVAGAALWALHPVHVEAVAWISALPDVGFAFFTLLALLSFLQAEQGGEKRRLYHLFAALSFFVALFFKEMALTFPLLLLAYWFFLGNSESWIRRARRWAPYFAATLVYLAVRYLALGYFTQGGHLWTVPLRVAESAVGLLGQNTKILFWPSHLNVFRMFYLGPSLHSPWPWITLLCLGGTVWLRKREPVLAFLIAWWPVTLLPVLDIRQLSFPLLADRFLYFPSVGPCLAVAYLLLGWNPRKMRWNILNWASSCAFVLAMLFCTFQTIRAIPRWRDNNTLIGYSLAQSPDSPLLHMARGVVLEYEHGDLKGALNEYNFARQLNRRSSWPLNLDHDYYLAVGRIALRTGSRKEAIEDFSRAQNAAPDSSQPSDALGAVYFPLGDYAAAAKYFERSVRSNPQDVMARFYLGACWMKLGNYQQAAAEFHAARRIVPDYWQAYQAEARALEAAGQSAAARQVRNAIKGM